Within Topomyia yanbarensis strain Yona2022 chromosome 2, ASM3024719v1, whole genome shotgun sequence, the genomic segment GGTGAACTGTTACCACTTCCACTGATCGGTTCTATGTACACTCGCGGTGCCTTGATGGTATTAGGTGTTGCTGCGGTCGTCACAAAGACGAAATCCTCGGAAAAGTCGCCCATCCCGGCGTGTTTTGTTTCGACCGCTATCCGGAATGTGTACGCTGTCAGTTCGTGTAGTTTCATCACTTTACAGGTGCTTCGTGTTCCCGTATAAACATTTTGATACTCGCCCGTACGATTGTTCTCCAGCTCAACGTAGTACCGAGCGAGGTCAGCTAGGTTCTTACCCTCGCCCCAGCGTAGTTTCAAGTGCGAGAACCCGAACTGAATGCACTCCAGCTTTGGTGGTTTTGGTGGCAGTGGTGCTGTAGCAAATTTGATATACGTTGAGAACGGACCGGTTCCGATCTCGTTCACGGCTTGTATTCTCAGCTTGTACGGTGACTCCGGATGTAAGTCATCGATTAACAACTCATTGCGGTTGATATTTACAACCGCACTAGCACTCGTATTATCTAATAAATTCGATTCCGATTCCTCCTGCTGTTCATCAGCCGAAGCTGTTGGCGCTTCATCTTCTTGCTCATCCTCATCGTAATCTTCTTCCTCCtgttcatcatcatcatcgcctTCGGTAAGGTCATCGTCTTGTCTGAGAGCTTCCTGTTTGCTGCGATTTCGGCAAAGAGTCGAAGCAGCATCTCTCGATATCACACGATCGCCACACTCGATGTTGTAGTAGGTAATTGGTGAACCATTGCACTGTGGCGTTTCCCAATCGATAAGTATACTTCTGGCCGTAATTTTGTGCTGCCCTAGAACGGGGACATTTGGCGGGGCCGCTGGAGTTTTTTGCGAGAATGTCGAAGAGTACCGTGAACTGCCGGCACTGTTGACTGCACATACCCGGAAGTGGTAGTTGGTGAATGGTGCGAGATTTTTCAGCTCAGCAGTACGCTGCTGACCGTGGTAGACAGTCTGGAAGAGCAGTTCGGCGTCGGCATCACTGGCGGTACTTGACTGTAGGATGTACTCGCTGATCGGTGCCCCGTTACAGTGCGGTTCGTCCCAGATCACAGTTAGATGAGTTGGCGATTTAATGGAAATGTGCAGTTCGTTGGGTGCATTCGGTTGAGCCGCACCGGCATGGAAACTGTACTCCTCGGACCAATCACCCGCCCCAACACGATTGATTGCACGCACCTGTACCGTGTACAGTTCACCCGGCCTGAGGTCCTTCACCACACAGAACTTGTCCTTGCCACGGTAGCAGGAGCTCCGCGTTTTGTTCGTCATCTCCACCTCCATTTCGTACTCGAGAATAGGTGCACCTGTTAAAAAAGGTGAAGTTAGTTTGTTTTTATTGGAACTTATTGGAAGATTTGTCGTGCTTACCTCCATTGTAATCCGGTTCGTCCCACAGGAGACAGGCGGCGTATGGCGTCGGAGCACCATTGCAGTACGGTCGCTGCGGTGCCCTCGGTGGTACCGATTCCGTCGTTACCAGGCATGATTCCGAGAACGGACTGATACCACCAGGACCCTCGCACAGTACCCGGATCTGATAGGCCGTACCGGGATTAAGCCGTTCGATTTGCGCTTCCGACTCCTTGCCACTGTAGATCCGTTCGTACATCGAGCAAGAATTGATTTCCAGATGGTAGAGACTAATTTCCGCACCACCCGTGTCAACCGGTTGATCCCATTTGACCCTAAATGCTGTGGCGTGAATTTTACCCTTCACCTGAGGTTTCGTCGGTCGGCCCGGACAGGAGGGAAGTGTATTGAAAATAACCTCCTTACTGAACGGACTTTGGCCATTTTCGTTCTCAGCTTTTACCCTAAAATGGAATGTCGTTGCTCGTCTTAAACCTACACATTCGTACACGGTGTCCATTCCGGTGTAGATGTTCTTGTAACCGTAGCCCTGGTCCGGGTCGTTCATCTGTAGCGTGAAACCCTCACTCGGCGAACGTCGCTGCCAGGCGAGTTTGAGCGAGGCTGCCGTTGCGTGTTGCAACGTCGGTGGTGACGGCTGCGGTGGTGGATTACCGGCAGTGTTAAATTTCACCAGATCCGAATAACCACTGCGGCCAAACTCGTTCACCGCCGCCAGTCGGAAAATGTAACACGTGGAAGGGTGCAGTTTGTTCACCGTGAACTGTTTACCTTTCGTTTTACATACCTCTACAAAATCACAATTTTGGGAATTGATCAGGTGAACCATTCCGTTATACTTTCCGTTGTCGTACTCGAGAATGTAATTGGTAATGTGTGCGCCATTGTCGGTTGCAGCATTCCAGCGAAGCTGAAGCGAATTTTTTGTTCTAGCTATTAGAATGGGAGTCTTTGGAACGTCCGGTTCACAAGCGGGCGTATTGAAAACCGTGGCTTCCGTCGGTGATCCATGCAGTTGATCCAGATAAACCTGTAAGCGAACCGTATATTCTTGGCCGGGTCGCAAGTCCTGCACCATGCAGCTTAGCGAACTACCCTTGAATATGCTTTTGTATTTATTCTCCTTCCCCGGATCACTGAGCAACAGTTCGTAGTGCAGATCGTGCACATTGAAAGGCAACGGCGATTCAGCCGGAGGAAGTGGACTTGGTGGTGACCATTGGAATAGCGCAGACCGAGACGTAATCTCATTAACCTGCGGTGATGGCACCGAGCTCAGATGCTCAATGATGGTCTGGGTGTCATCTTCCTCGTCTGGCATGCTGGATGATTCCTCGCCATCTTCAGACGTGGTCACCGATGATGTCCCATTGCGCTGGACACCTGAAACCGGATGCTGATGATGGTGTTGCTGAAGGGTTTGCTGCTGTTGTAGGTGCTGCtggtgttgttgttgttgctgttgttgttgttgttgttgttgttgttgttggtgaTGCTGATGTTTGCGTACATTTCCGTTCACTTCCGTGTGCTTCCGAGGTGAATTGATCGGTGTTGTAAGGGAGGCATCTGAAAAATGAAATTGTATGTATTCAAGGATCTGCTGTTTGACAAGACCTTATAAGTATAGCAATAGTACTTACTCAGTTCTCTTTGTTTCTGGTCTAGTTTCCGAAGCAGTTTTGTATGCTGCCTAAGCGCTCTCTCATCTTTGTGATACTGATTGTTGGTGGAGTGCGGAGGCGATGGCGAATGAGTTACGTTAGACTGCGGTGTGTGCAGCGTGTGAGTAGCCCCGGAACCCGTACCTCCTCCTGATGCTGTTCCCGCTCCGGCACCAGAGATGAGCGGCGATTGGTAGATGTGTGGTGCTCCTGGACTTGGTCCCGCTTGGTAGCCAGCGGCCATAGGGTTGAAGAACTGCGGTGTGGTACCATTAATCTGCgaataaagaaaataaattacCTATTACAACTAAGCTAATTCCAGGAAGAGCTTTGCACCTTAACAACTATTCTCACACTACGTGGATTACGTGACCGGTCGGAACAATTCTCTTCCATGATAGTAGATTATTTAAATAAATCAATCTTAACGATCAAGTAGAAAAACATTCTTCACAATTCCGCGTCTGATTCACTACTGAGAACTGACACGTCGCCAAAGAGAGGCAGTTGAATTGCACCTTCTATTACTTTTTTTCAGTGGAGGTACGACTGCAGAACAACTAAAAACGTTATTATCAGCAGCAGCCACAGCAACAAGTACCTTTCTGACCGAGTACAATCGCGAAACGTACCACGTAGGCAATGTTTATTTGTGAAAAGCTGATTTCAATTTCGCTCGATTCGACACCGAAGGCTGAAAAGAATTTGAACAGCTGTGAAGTGCAAAGTTTTCAAGCACGCAAGTAGCCGTATAATATGTTTGCCTTGAATGTTTCACTGTGGCCCAGTACGATAACTCAGGAGGACTTAATTATTTCGCTGAAACTTTTGATCCTAGCTTTCGAATCAATTTGATAGAATTTGATGGAATTTGACAACATTGCGAGGGATTTGGTTCGGTCTAGAGTGACGACGATTCTCAAAGACTTCTTATTCTTATTACCGAATCTGGTTCTATTTGAAAGCAGTTAGGGTTAATAACTTGACCCAGTTTCGAAATCAAGGCCAATCAAAATAAACCGGATGTGGTTGGTAAATAATAGTAGAAGACTAAAAGTTTCTGATCCTCAATTGACCGTCAACATAGACGTGCGCAGTCTTTTGCatttgagggggggggggggggattctGTTTGGATAGGGAGCCTGGGgatagttggcggttggggtaagatGGTAGAATTCCCTTTtcttcgtttctattagacatatgaCGCTGTATCTAggtgtgtacctcaagtaatgtgaaatacATTTTCCAATGTGTTTATTTTGCATAACTTTTTGTTTGGAAGTAGTTgagggcgatattgtgtttatACACTGAGTAAATTTTTATAATTGTATAAATTTTGTGTTAAATACAAATGATTTTAAATATATTCCAAGAATGATTATATATTTCGATAGtgctacagtgaagacccgtttttatcagcccccaattttCTTAGATGTTCGACCCGATTTCGGCAGCCAACCAAGGTTATGAGGCTACGTCTATGGaataatgttgaatattttaacagcttcggtttattgtAGGAAgttttataaaatcgaatttatacacgctaaCGCAAGCGACAGacacattaacatacaaacactcgtgcccttcgcgatcacactattacgcAATTAGTGAACACCCACGCCATCCCAGATAGATATGCACCCTTGGACTCGAACGGTAACGCACACACCACCACAGGACTCACAATTAGTAGGAAGTAAATAAATATGTGTTGTCGTTGCCCCCATTTTGTTAACCAAATATACACCACTGAGAAAATGAGTCATCGGTGTATCAAGAAGTAAAAATTgggttttttaacattttttataaaatatccgcttggggtaagttggcggtactatttacagtgcagtTAGAGGCCGTTCAACAACCGCGTGGACAGAAGTACCTTGGTTTTTGAAGACCTCCTCCCTTCCGTGGACAAGCGAGGACATTCTCTGTACCCCTACCCCCTACCCACGTGCTTTTCTCGATTTTGGTCCGGTAATTTCATAAAAGAGACCATAATTCCTGGAAATTATGGAGTTTTCCAATGCATTGGACTTtttcacggatttttttttgaattttgtaaaaatatatCATTTTTAACAAAATCAGTTTCAAAAAAAGTTCTTAAAATTCCCTCCCCTACGTTAAccggtttgacggtattgcaaacatcataaagcatatttgtgcatcagttttaaagaGTCTCTGGCAGacaaatgctaataataaccaTCTTTATTACGCctttacgcctcgatagtggtgcatcgaagataccgagagggcttatgggccttttttgtgttttgtgttttttcatactctgcaccagcccaaactaatgGTCAGCCAAGAGCCAGTGCACACCTGCGTGGTCGATTGGCGGGTcaccgtggattgactttttctgtgggctgtatttgcagacattgttcaacagcttaatggcagtgtttgtgagcacggctcgcagtgggagtcattgtgatTAGTCGGTCGGCCTCGTTAACGTGCACAattgaaccctattagttgtgttgtcgtatgtatatatgtgtatgtgttcgtctaagtatttgtgacagatgggtcagggaatggatgcagaactggcttatatgatagaACAGTGGGTAATCATTCTTGGCATTCGATGGTCACTTTAtaccggtgttcaattcgtgcattctgCTCAAAATAATATCGATCTATTTCACTTCTCCTTAAtttctttccttttttctttattcggcatgttattttctCTTTTATTGCTATATCTTAGATCCAttctaacactcactaacatgATAAATTGCGTATTCtcccatatacactcacaatctctctcactccaaacgtacaaatgtgaccttcgcgataacacaaacctggttgCAAAAACGAACGCCCgggatctcgccaacattcaaacaccccggtaattgaATTAACGTTTTAGCATATAGAAATTTACACACAGCATAGACTCATGCCATCAGTTCGACCAACAAAAAATGGCGCTCATATTCACTgtacaacacgttccatggtgacatgattgggaactctcataagtttttgcaaccggccgagacggttgtgcctccaggtggaaggttttgttctcgagagagtgacggagtgcgagacgctgtatgcgtttttgtgggagagagagaccagtttgttaagtgtgagtcgacagttgatacgtcggaggcgtggtcaacggcatcctcgacaagtggtgttttgacagcaaaccgcgggtagacgaatttgcctaccgcggtggcagaaatcgacaatGATCGTGCCTGAACAcacagaaaaatatattgtattggtgtcgtcgggcaattctaatcgacgagaggggaagcgtcacaggcatttgctctatttgtctaccgcagaagtggtacgacgaataaggaaaacaagtggcaccgaaaagtgccgcatcgacagtgggattttcgcagcaagccacaggtacccacatttgtctaccgcggtggtggaaatggtgataccgacgagcagcttaacccgagagagttttgaagtgttgcaggtaggcctatttctctactgaagaagcaacccgacgaagaaggacagcaagtgtcacattgtcaaacaacgggcaccaaGTTTACAatgtaacacatgaggtgtgttctaccggtgtcttcgtcacctaagagatagcagataacaggtatatttttcattcctttttgtgatagtttttcttgctaggtaaaatggatgacgagatgggagaacgagtaacagaccctccccctaagccttctgctgaaaatgtaaacccgataaaaattaaaatttacccagagtcgtcaacgagACCAtgaattgtatttattaggcgtaaagtaaaggcgctaaatatcattcaaatttcgaaagatttgacttcgcgattctcggatgaaAAAGtgatcgtcaaagttaataaagataaaatacgcattgtcgttggtagtctcaaacaagccaatgcaattgcttcttgcg encodes:
- the LOC131686145 gene encoding fibronectin type-III domain-containing protein 3A isoform X3, which gives rise to MEENCSDRSRNPRSVRIVVKINGTTPQFFNPMAAGYQAGPSPGAPHIYQSPLISGAGAGTASGGGTGSGATHTLHTPQSNVTHSPSPPHSTNNQYHKDERALRQHTKLLRKLDQKQRELNASLTTPINSPRKHTEVNGNVRKHQHHQQQQQQQQQQQQQQQHQQHLQQQQTLQQHHHQHPVSGVQRNGTSSVTTSEDGEESSSMPDEEDDTQTIIEHLSSVPSPQVNEITSRSALFQWSPPSPLPPAESPLPFNVHDLHYELLLSDPGKENKYKSIFKGSSLSCMVQDLRPGQEYTVRLQVYLDQLHGSPTEATVFNTPACEPDVPKTPILIARTKNSLQLRWNAATDNGAHITNYILEYDNGKYNGMVHLINSQNCDFVEVCKTKGKQFTVNKLHPSTCYIFRLAAVNEFGRSGYSDLVKFNTAGNPPPQPSPPTLQHATAASLKLAWQRRSPSEGFTLQMNDPDQGYGYKNIYTGMDTVYECVGLRRATTFHFRVKAENENGQSPFSKEVIFNTLPSCPGRPTKPQVKGKIHATAFRVKWDQPVDTGGAEISLYHLEINSCSMYERIYSGKESEAQIERLNPGTAYQIRVLCEGPGGISPFSESCLVTTESVPPRAPQRPYCNGAPTPYAACLLWDEPDYNGGAPILEYEMEVEMTNKTRSSCYRGKDKFCVVKDLRPGELYTVQVRAINRVGAGDWSEEYSFHAGAAQPNAPNELHISIKSPTHLTVIWDEPHCNGAPISEYILQSSTASDADAELLFQTVYHGQQRTAELKNLAPFTNYHFRVCAVNSAGSSRYSSTFSQKTPAAPPNVPVLGQHKITARSILIDWETPQCNGSPITYYNIECGDRVISRDAASTLCRNRSKQEALRQDDDLTEGDDDDEQEEEDYDEDEQEDEAPTASADEQQEESESNLLDNTSASAVVNINRNELLIDDLHPESPYKLRIQAVNEIGTGPFSTYIKFATAPLPPKPPKLECIQFGFSHLKLRWGEGKNLADLARYYVELENNRTGEYQNVYTGTRSTCKVMKLHELTAYTFRIAVETKHAGMGDFSEDFVFVTTAATPNTIKAPRVYIEPISGSGNSSPQHPPSSVNGSVSNLNTAVLQGSTHLTTGGGSTIGIGMLTIEWQSSRNNPFSDTIEYVLHMAKTKDQEFQEVYRGPETRHTIQNLCYGVGYLFKVCPIRIRSNGEEIFGQFSPVLHHQLTPHRSSISSHGFSRHGGHDEVDGSCSSTRTLFAGNVVNSRGELILANTSSGAHLGSGAYGDHNQANQNANTAAQALLHLPKGNLMQTISELFEADSSKAVLFVFIFIVLSMIVAACLK
- the LOC131686145 gene encoding fibronectin type-III domain-containing protein 3A isoform X1; this translates as MVKAPLLPPVPQQQILSQKEVGGQQIQQQHFHQYSFPPPTTQYYQIGTVKKHRRLQMATEPPGGGGGSGVSVIPTTTTTAAIAVVAPTARTVQVSSASSANGSGAASILSMQTGATTLKVAPNLQPQRIQSMHHIHHHHHHQLINGIATVATASAAGAAATIAATPIPTNPGVAAAGHSAAASAAAWPIVEPVFHFGPGFEPQTRPYCAAHPQPSEHVVLFHVSPGVSVTFQIGNSREIIRGPVTVPMVSQNGTPPMAMPVQVPPGHVMQQIVDENGTLRHVILSTQHQQLGQGGVQHHLHGHFINGTTPQFFNPMAAGYQAGPSPGAPHIYQSPLISGAGAGTASGGGTGSGATHTLHTPQSNVTHSPSPPHSTNNQYHKDERALRQHTKLLRKLDQKQRELNASLTTPINSPRKHTEVNGNVRKHQHHQQQQQQQQQQQQQQQHQQHLQQQQTLQQHHHQHPVSGVQRNGTSSVTTSEDGEESSSMPDEEDDTQTIIEHLSSVPSPQVNEITSRSALFQWSPPSPLPPAESPLPFNVHDLHYELLLSDPGKENKYKSIFKGSSLSCMVQDLRPGQEYTVRLQVYLDQLHGSPTEATVFNTPACEPDVPKTPILIARTKNSLQLRWNAATDNGAHITNYILEYDNGKYNGMVHLINSQNCDFVEVCKTKGKQFTVNKLHPSTCYIFRLAAVNEFGRSGYSDLVKFNTAGNPPPQPSPPTLQHATAASLKLAWQRRSPSEGFTLQMNDPDQGYGYKNIYTGMDTVYECVGLRRATTFHFRVKAENENGQSPFSKEVIFNTLPSCPGRPTKPQVKGKIHATAFRVKWDQPVDTGGAEISLYHLEINSCSMYERIYSGKESEAQIERLNPGTAYQIRVLCEGPGGISPFSESCLVTTESVPPRAPQRPYCNGAPTPYAACLLWDEPDYNGGAPILEYEMEVEMTNKTRSSCYRGKDKFCVVKDLRPGELYTVQVRAINRVGAGDWSEEYSFHAGAAQPNAPNELHISIKSPTHLTVIWDEPHCNGAPISEYILQSSTASDADAELLFQTVYHGQQRTAELKNLAPFTNYHFRVCAVNSAGSSRYSSTFSQKTPAAPPNVPVLGQHKITARSILIDWETPQCNGSPITYYNIECGDRVISRDAASTLCRNRSKQEALRQDDDLTEGDDDDEQEEEDYDEDEQEDEAPTASADEQQEESESNLLDNTSASAVVNINRNELLIDDLHPESPYKLRIQAVNEIGTGPFSTYIKFATAPLPPKPPKLECIQFGFSHLKLRWGEGKNLADLARYYVELENNRTGEYQNVYTGTRSTCKVMKLHELTAYTFRIAVETKHAGMGDFSEDFVFVTTAATPNTIKAPRVYIEPISGSGNSSPQHPPSSVNGSVSNLNTAVLQGSTHLTTGGGSTIGIGMLTIEWQSSRNNPFSDTIEYVLHMAKTKDQEFQEVYRGPETRHTIQNLCYGVGYLFKVCPIRIRSNGEEIFGQFSPVLHHQLTPHRSSISSHGFSRHGGHDEVDGSCSSTRTLFAGNVVNSRGELILANTSSGAHLGSGAYGDHNQANQNANTAAQALLHLPKGNLMQTISELFEADSSKAVLFVFIFIVLSMIVAACLK
- the LOC131686145 gene encoding fibronectin type-III domain-containing protein 3A isoform X2 yields the protein MVRRAVSTSPESPAHLNHHISQAQTPTSSTSSLSSSSDSHQQQQQQQQQQQQQHSPQQPQQQQQLSPQPQPQPSSQHHPHQHLQTPPHHHGHVNGHNIFLTTQYSPEYYPEHSFYLPHPDYGPASQHSHICPVHDYGPVTVPMVSQNGTPPMAMPVQVPPGHVMQQIVDENGTLRHVILSTQHQQLGQGGVQHHLHGHFINGTTPQFFNPMAAGYQAGPSPGAPHIYQSPLISGAGAGTASGGGTGSGATHTLHTPQSNVTHSPSPPHSTNNQYHKDERALRQHTKLLRKLDQKQRELNASLTTPINSPRKHTEVNGNVRKHQHHQQQQQQQQQQQQQQQHQQHLQQQQTLQQHHHQHPVSGVQRNGTSSVTTSEDGEESSSMPDEEDDTQTIIEHLSSVPSPQVNEITSRSALFQWSPPSPLPPAESPLPFNVHDLHYELLLSDPGKENKYKSIFKGSSLSCMVQDLRPGQEYTVRLQVYLDQLHGSPTEATVFNTPACEPDVPKTPILIARTKNSLQLRWNAATDNGAHITNYILEYDNGKYNGMVHLINSQNCDFVEVCKTKGKQFTVNKLHPSTCYIFRLAAVNEFGRSGYSDLVKFNTAGNPPPQPSPPTLQHATAASLKLAWQRRSPSEGFTLQMNDPDQGYGYKNIYTGMDTVYECVGLRRATTFHFRVKAENENGQSPFSKEVIFNTLPSCPGRPTKPQVKGKIHATAFRVKWDQPVDTGGAEISLYHLEINSCSMYERIYSGKESEAQIERLNPGTAYQIRVLCEGPGGISPFSESCLVTTESVPPRAPQRPYCNGAPTPYAACLLWDEPDYNGGAPILEYEMEVEMTNKTRSSCYRGKDKFCVVKDLRPGELYTVQVRAINRVGAGDWSEEYSFHAGAAQPNAPNELHISIKSPTHLTVIWDEPHCNGAPISEYILQSSTASDADAELLFQTVYHGQQRTAELKNLAPFTNYHFRVCAVNSAGSSRYSSTFSQKTPAAPPNVPVLGQHKITARSILIDWETPQCNGSPITYYNIECGDRVISRDAASTLCRNRSKQEALRQDDDLTEGDDDDEQEEEDYDEDEQEDEAPTASADEQQEESESNLLDNTSASAVVNINRNELLIDDLHPESPYKLRIQAVNEIGTGPFSTYIKFATAPLPPKPPKLECIQFGFSHLKLRWGEGKNLADLARYYVELENNRTGEYQNVYTGTRSTCKVMKLHELTAYTFRIAVETKHAGMGDFSEDFVFVTTAATPNTIKAPRVYIEPISGSGNSSPQHPPSSVNGSVSNLNTAVLQGSTHLTTGGGSTIGIGMLTIEWQSSRNNPFSDTIEYVLHMAKTKDQEFQEVYRGPETRHTIQNLCYGVGYLFKVCPIRIRSNGEEIFGQFSPVLHHQLTPHRSSISSHGFSRHGGHDEVDGSCSSTRTLFAGNVVNSRGELILANTSSGAHLGSGAYGDHNQANQNANTAAQALLHLPKGNLMQTISELFEADSSKAVLFVFIFIVLSMIVAACLK